The following proteins are co-located in the Doryrhamphus excisus isolate RoL2022-K1 chromosome 15, RoL_Dexc_1.0, whole genome shotgun sequence genome:
- the LOC131103133 gene encoding septin-9-like isoform X6 → MTEAVVPDAMASYGERAGVPVVDFTYVGIDAILEQMRRKAMKQGFELNIMVVGQSGLGKSTLMNTLFKSKVSRKSVMATTQEKIPKTIEIKSISHDIEEKGVRMKLTVIDTPGFGDQINNENCWQPIMKFINDQYEAYLQEEININRKKRIPDSRVHCCIYFIPPTGHCLRPLDVEFMRRLSKVVNIVPVIAKADTLTLEERDFFKKKIREELRANGIDIYPQKEFDEDAEDRMINEKIREMIPFAVVGSDQEYQVNGRRLLGRKTKWGTIEVENIAHCEFAYLRDLLIRTHMQNIKDITSSIHYEMYRVRRLNENNTAANHANGVPEHHHLTAHEI, encoded by the exons ATGACCGAGGCAGTGGTGCCCGATGCCATGGCATCGTACGGCGAGCGAGCCGGCGTCCCTGTGGTGGACTTCACTTATGTGGGTATTGATGCTATTCTGGAGCAGATGAGGAGGAAGGCCATGAAACAAGGTTTCGAGCTCAACATCATGGTCGTAG GACAGAGTGGCTTGGGAAAGTCCACTTTGATGAACACGCTGTTCAAGTCTAAAGTCAGTCGTAAGTCTGTGATGGCCACAACCCAGGAGAAGATCCCGAAGACGATTGAAATCAAGTCCATCAGTCATG aCATCGAGGAGAAGGGAGTGAGAATGAAGTTGACCGTTATTGACACACCTGGATTTGGGGACCAGATAAACAACGAGAACTG CTGGCAGCCCATTATGAAATTTATCAACGACCAGTATGAGGCGTATCTGCAGGAGGAGATAAACATTAACAGGAAGAAAAGGATCCCGGACTCGAGAGTTCATTGCTGCATATACTTCATCCCGCCTACTGGACACTG TCTGCGGCCTCTTGATGTCGAGTTCATGAGACGTCTCAGTAAGGTGGTCAACATTGTTCCAGTTATTGCCAAAGCGGATACACTCACCTTAGAGGAGAGGGACTTCTTCAAAAAAAAG ATCAGGGAAGAGCTCCGAGCCAATGGCATCGACATCTACCCTCAGAAGGAGTTTGACGAGGATGCCGAGGACAGAATGATCAACGAGAAGATCAGA GAGATGATCCCCTTTGCTGTGGTGGGCAGCGATCAGGAGTACCAGGTGAATGGCAGGAGGCTGCTGGGGAGGAAGACCAAGTGGGGAACCATTGAAG TTGAGAACATAGCCCACTGTGAGTTTGCCTATTTACGGGATCTCCTCATCAG AACCCATATGCAGAACATTAAGGACATCACCAGCAGCATCCACTACGAAATGTACCGCGTGAGGCGCCTTAATGAGAACAACACAGCGGCCAATCACGCCAACGGTGTGCCAGAACATCATCATCTCACCGCCCATGAGATATAG